The Periophthalmus magnuspinnatus isolate fPerMag1 chromosome 17, fPerMag1.2.pri, whole genome shotgun sequence sequence GATCATATTCTCAAGGTATGGCTGTATAGTGTGTCTATTACCGCCTTGAGTTTGATGAACATTAAAGAAAATTCAGAATAGTCAAAGttaatttactttatttcaCCTGTTAAATTTGTCCTGTGCACTTTACCCATCTTTGAATGCAGTTGcatggggcaacctgtcaggagcagtggacatCCACAATGCAGCTTTAGGCCAGTCAGGATTAAGATGATTTGAAATGTGTGGCAACAGTGGCGCTGTTGCTCACTCCAGTCACACTGATGTGGCAGGATGCAACCGACATCTGGTGTatgaaaaaaatccaataaTTACACTATATGGTGTTGCTgtattttccctctctcccctgtgtAAGCCCCGCTGGTGAACCCCGGATGGTCccaggggagaagagggaggattTCTGTGATGATTCTGTTTAACTTTCCTCCCTCAGGTCTCTATGGAAACCAACCTGAGCGTGCCATGGCAGGTACACCTCATAAatccaaaacacaaataatatttACCTCATGAATTCAGAACAGCGGGAACATTCAACTTATGATAACTGTAGTTTTCATTACATGTGGGGGTTGTGTCAGATTTATTTCTttgtctaaattataacatttgACACAATAATCTtggtaaaagtaataatataaaCTACTTTGGATTAGAAGCACCAGAACTTTTTACTTACATTGCCTACATTAACCTGGCTCATGCCGAACTGATACGTGTGGCACTCCgattttaaacattatcaatctgggatggctgTCGCTAAAAGTGAAACAGAACATCATGgcgattatttgaatctgattggtcgcaTTGCCATgcttgttttggctcatttgggCCACTCACCCAATTAACCTCACAGGTTAAtcgccaagatggattcttgtgagtttgtgaactcacaaatatcgcaAGAAcgcatcttgctgtgcaaggttaagcctatattttaaattccatgGAGGTGAATTGATTTTGTGATTGGTAATGTGCAGATAGTTAATAACTGTACTGGTTCTATTTATAGTAGAGGTATTATGTAGTATTAAGAAATATAATTATTGGCACTCGAGATTGAatgttacatacattttttcagATTGTATAGAGTTTGGAAACTACAGGCCTTGTGGTGAAACAACCTTGCAAATTCCTCACTGGTCAATAAACTCAATACGTGAGGGAGCAGACTGATAAGGCTAAGTCCTGACGTAAATCTTTAGCATCTCAAGAATCCTACATGTCCTGCTCAAAGGCAGCGTCGGCCTCATACAGTAAACAGTGTGACAGCTACTTTAAGCTGCAGTTCAGGAGAGTGCTCTGGGCTTTCGGTTTTTAGGGTATGAGGGATTGTGGTAAAGACtagcattaaaaacatgtcaatgACAACAAAGGCAGGTTTTAATGAAATATGGAGCATGTATGTGGGAAATGTATAGGAGCCAAACAGAAAGGAaggaaaatgtatttgtagaGAGTCTTTACCAGATGACGATATATTACACAACTGTTGAGGATAAGTAGTTGTAGGCACCAGGTTTAGACAAAAGGACAACATTGCAAAGATGTTACATGTCTTTGTACtaaatttaaagtttaaatatattattgCGGAGTTTAAAGATTGTTTAAAAAGCGAATGTTCGGCGGTGGAACGTAACTAGGTAAAAGTAGTGAactactgtacttaagtataaattttaggtatctgtgattttaacacatttgtaatttgggcaaacaaaaatatacaaataaaaacatctaggAAAAAACTactaattcagttgtttctgttgaataaaattcagcacaaatctttatgaaaatcattacatctgaagctttattggATCtcaaatctgcatgaaatacttttaatactttaagtacatttttaacaggtactttaatacttttacttcagtagattttttcatgggatacttttacttgagtattttttctctggtatctgtacttttacttaagaaacacaattgagtacttctttcacctCTGCAAATGATGtggtacaaatttttaaaaGTTATATAGCTTCAAGGTAAATAATATAGGCCTATAACTTAGTGTTGTTTCTCCTGCCTCCATATTTTTTGTACCATACGAACTTATTGCTGTTTGATTTGTTATGTTAAAAACAGTCTTGAATTACACTAATTGATTCATTTAACAAGGAATAGTGCTTCACACATATATCTCAAAAGAAAACAAGTTGTGATTAAGTTGCTTGCTTCACCAAGACCATTTATTTgactaaaaattaaataaatctccAGAAGCTGAAtggacaaataaaacaaaattattaccaaattattttgaaaaataaatacttccagaaaaaaatacactgattactgaataaaactgtgaggtaaaactaaaaactataTAGCTGACTTTGATGTGTAAATGAATGGGGGAACTTGACTCCGCCTCCTCAGCTGGACATTACAGTCCCACATTACCACACAGAGGGACCACTGTCACACAAAATTATATTCAGAGATCACTTTGTcaactttatttgttttttcaccTTTGGTTAGTTAATCCAGTCACAATAGATCAATCCTCcactgtttaaaataatgatGTTTGCATTGTCTAAGCAAGTATACAGGTTCCCGTAGTGCAACAGTCCTCTTTGTAACAAAAAGGTTATTTATTATGGGTTGTTCAAATAAGCCAGGCAACTGCTTTACATGCCAAAGAATGGTAGTACCATAATGCCAGTTATAGTAAAGGCAGGGGAATTTGATTATTTGaaagaaaataatttataaaaaattatgtaatttatacCCTGTTTGAACCAGTAAGAGCTTTCATGAGCACATTACTACAATCGCCttttaaagaaacacaaaggAGGTTCTACTCTAAAATGATATCTTTATTAACAATCAGAGCCAACAATGGAAGATTcataaatatatttctttttatCCTTTTTGATTTGTAAAAGTCGTCTTTGCATGATTCCAGTTGTGGGGAAAGTAGCATAACTTGTCCATAAAGATGTGCTTAAAACGGCACTGTCTTTATCCAAGAGAAAAAAATCCCTTATGTACAATGTGAAAAGGTGTGAAGAGAGGTGTGAGGAGAAATACCAGTGCCTCCAGAAGCGATGTCCACAGCAAAAAACAATGTTGATCATTTTGGCCAAATTCCCCAAATCTGGAAGTTGGGTATTCCGCACTTGAAGGGAAAGTCAGGCACTTCCAAACAAGGAAACAAGTAATGCTCCGGGATATTTCCGAATGACAGTGTGCTTGGACCAGGGATTAAAGTCTTAATTTTGGGGGAGGGGGGTCAGGCCAAAGCCATAGGGCACCACGCATCACTCCGGACTGAGGAGACGTCCTGGGATAGACTGGTGTACAGGGCGTCCTGTCCCGAATACTTCACCGATGACACAGTGCCCTCCGCTGAACTGGACAGGACAGAAGAGCTGACCTAGTTGAGAGAAGAGGGgaattacattattacattatttttaataaattgaCAATGCAACAcagagtgtgtgtttatttcttaagatttattgtatttttgagctaCTGCTTTTGTAGTAGCTTTAGTCATtggtcaaaaatgtattaaaaatgataTGTCATTATATTTCATTTAGAAATTTTGACCATGGTGTGAAGAGATTACAACAGTAGGAATGCAGTAGGAATGTTTTACGATTGTTTTTATGTTATCATGTTGTAAGGATTTGTTTTCTTGATTAATTGAAGTCAAGTCAGGCCAGATATTACACTCTTAAATTAAGCAAAAATGTAacatcatttttattgtttaggaAAAATAtatgtgataaatattgagacaCTTTTCCAAAGATGATCACGGATAAGTCAAGTGTAGGTATGAAATACGTCATGATTTTGATGACACTTCAGTTACAAATTCtgtgaatatatttttgtaaatttactgtatattttccCACAATATTCTAAGGTGTAATGTAATCTTTGAATAAAAGTCAGAATCACCTGTGTCGTGGGAGAGCTGGTTTTGGAGCAGTCCTCAGAGTTGGATGAAGACGTGGAAGTGGGAGTCATGGAGACGGTGTTATTATTGTTTCCTAGAAAAAGAGTTTACAATTTAGACTTTGATTCATTACATTTAATAAAGACACTCCTATTTAAAATACTTAATCCTGACTCACCAGAGGAGCCTTTGGATTTATTTAGAGTTTTGGGTTTTCTTTTTCTAGTCTGGATTCCCTCTTTTTTCATTGCAAGTGGTCGAGGAACCTGTGAAGTTTGACATCAAAATTAATTATATTGCACACAGTTCAAATATTaaactaaacacagaactaatTTGTGTAAACTGTTAAATACATGGTTTACAAAtcctttatttatgtatttatttatttattgttatttaaatgCTCTATGATAGTAGGCCTACTTACCCCGTGTAATTTGGTGTAGAGGCCACACGCGTTGCACACTGGTTCGCCCTCCGCGTTTCTGCGCCACAAAGTAGTAGTGCTCGTTTGGCAGTTTGCGCAGGACAGGCCGATTCTTCTGGACGTAGACTGtgacataaaacaacatacaaCCATTACTGGGATTATTCAGCAGTACTTTACGTCAGGAAGTAATACTGACAGGTCAACGTGACGCTTTGTTCCAAAACCACTTCGCTAATATCACCACAATGGGGGCATTTTAACCCTATTTCCCAATATAAACAAGGTACCTCTTGGTTTGTGTTCAGTATGGCCTTTACACATGTCCTTTATGGGTAAAAATATGAGTAGTTCTCATTTtactaataaaaatgtgtttaaacgcAGTGCGTAATGCGTGCGTAAAGGTAGCCAATTGCACATGAATTTATACAGGTTATACATAAACGTTTAAAAGAGAGCCGTTAACATTATACAAATATGCAATAGGATGTAAAGatactgtattattttttatatttttgcggAGTTTGTTACTGAATCAAGTGTATGAAACTGGGTTTCCAATGCCAAAAACCTAGGCTACAATATCGGTTCATATATGTTGTACAGTGACAGTCCACAGATCTTAATGATTAATAATATCCAAACTGTCTGTCACTCACCGTCCTTTTCTGTGGTTTGATGAGCGGCCGGCTCAGGCCGTTCATTTTGCTGTAGAGGCCGCAGGCGTTGCACAGAAAGTGCCCGGTGCCGTCGCGCCTCCAGAGCGGTGTGGAGATGGACCCACAGTTGACACACTCCCGACTCTCGCCCATGTCATCCAAGAGGTCGGacactggtaaaaaaaataataaaataaaataaataaaataaaatataatgaaagaaaatgaatatGAGCTACAAGCCAATAACGTAACGTaacatattttttccaaattgtgaactcaacaaaaaacaacagaaacgcACAAATGTAACCACTTTTAatgagggattttttttttctttatttgtcaataTTTTGTCATACAATTTAAAGATATAATCAAGGTTAATATCCATCTTATTCAAGATACCATAAATTAGACTAATTATTTGGTAGGACAAAAAGTAAACATCATTTTAGAATTGAACTAAACTGACTTAATTTGAAACTTTAATATTTCATAGTGCCGTGAAATTTCTCAGGATTATCCACATTATTAAGCAAAGATTAATTAATTTGCTGTAGCAGAGCCTAATAAAGGAACTTTGTGGGATTCGGTGAGACTCACCTCCATTAGGGCCTCGGATGAGGGGTGCGCCTCTGCTTTGCAGCGTGTGTAGCATGGTGTTGTCGAAGGGCCCACTCGTCCAGGGCGAGGGGAGCTGGGACAGCTGCGGGGTCACATACGGGGAGTACGGGCTGGGGTAAGTCCCGCTGAGGCTCCGAGACAGACTGTATTGGTCCCTGCTGCCCATGTTCAGAGTGTTACTATAGGCCGTGTCTCGGGACGTGCCATTGCTCATCGGCGGGCTGGGGGGATAGTGGAAACGGTTGGCCGCGTGTGGGCTACTCGTGCTGTATGAAGGGCTCTCGGGTGCGGACTGGGACCATACCGAGTGGCTGGACACGTGGCTGGGCTGAGTGCCACTGGCTTGGAGGTACGACAGGTTAGGGATCATGGGCCCCACGCGAGAGCTGGGCACGTACACAGGGGAGTTTGGGCTGGAGTGCATGCTGTAGCCCCCAGAGGAGGACTCGTATCCGGTGGGCGTTTGCGCTGCTGCGATGGCCAGTGTCTGGTACATTTCACTGGGGTCCACCAAGAGGCCCGTTTTGTGCGTGCTCCCGGACAACACCAGTTTGCTGCCCTGGTCTAAGTCCGTAAACAGGGGCATGTCCTCGGACGCGCCCAGCCCGTTGTTGTGGTGTCCAAAGTGGACGTAGGAGTGTCGCCTGTGGCCCAGCGCGTCCAGCTCGCTTTGTGACACGGCGGATCGGAGCTCTTCCGCCGCGGGGCCGTCTCTCCTGTCACCGGACAGGTAGCTCTCAGCCGGAGATCCAGGGCTGCTGGACACTTCGCGCTTAACCATGGACCAGCTGTTATCGGCCAGGTCCATCCAGGAATATTTCCAAACTCGGAGAGGTTAAGTAATATTCAGGGAGTACTCCACCCTGCAACGGGAGAGATCcagttttacagaagaaaagaCGATCAGCTGACTTTGAACATACCTACACTACTAAAAGCTAAAAACTAACATCAGATCACTGATTTCAAGCCATTATCGTCCGCTGTGTGTTAGTCCAGCGCACTGATCGCCATAGCTCCTATCAGGCGCCCTTAAGAGGCACTGGATCCATCCGTGTCAAATCACTGTCCTCCCACATAACAGCACACACCAatgcacgcacacatacacacatgtagagATAGGAAACAAAACGCAATATGTCTTCACAGCAATGAGATAACCGTTTGATAAGACCCTAAACAGATAAGAGCGAGAGGCTGGCTTAACAAGGCGATAAAACAATACTCCGAATGAGACTGTCCACGGAGGCGCGCTACAGTCATGTTCCGTGCATCCCGGTAAAGACAGAGAAAAGGGAAGCTATACTGTAGATTTTTCAAGCACTTACCTGCTAAACTTCTGCCATAAGTTGCACAGAAGGTTGGTAACTGCGATCCGTTGCTTGTCCTGGGACTAATGGGAAAAGTTAAGTGCGTGCGCTCTGACGGGGTTTATGAGAGGAGGTGCTTATGGTGGCGGCGGCTGCACGGGGCTGACCAATCGCGTGCGTCCTGTGCGCTCGAGACACGGTGGGGGTGCCAGCCTGTGAACTCCTCCGATCAATCACGCAGCGCTTCGCCTCTTGATCAGGTCTTGAACTGAAAGAtcatttgcatttcatttttaatttcatttttaatctgtttaagAAAATACTTGGTAGTGTGCAAGTCCTTTGCAATGTTTAGCCCTGTCTGATGATCAACGTGGCAAATTGAAAAGGAGATCAGTAAAGTTGACATGTGGGCTGCCAAAAAAGCCGACAACTGGTTAAGTcttaatttaaataaagatcATAAAGTTTAAATCTAACATTAATTATATGGAGCAACACAAAAGCTTTAGTACGCTTTTTGAAATGTCATAAGGCTCCAATTTGAATTATTTAATTACTGCGTGACAGGTCCATAGGCAATATTTTCTCTTGACTTCAACTGGTCATATAATTATTTGAAAACATTAATATAGTGAGTGCATGGATTATCTGTTCCTCTGCTTTGGTATATCTGGGTTTGTCTTTATGTTGACTATTGCTGGACCATGGTCGCTTTGTTTATTCTCCTCCCTCATTGTGATCAACAAAGGCCTTGTTAATTAGTTTATTTAAGTCAGACGCCTGTATGGAGGATGAAATGGCCTCAGCACCGGGGCTTTGACCGCGGATGATTCGCTCAGGCCCAATATACAACGTCCAAGTGATCAAAAGTGAGAGGTGTAAATTGAATCATTCATTATTCACGGCTGCTGCTCGGACGCGTGCTTACTCACAGCTGTTTATAACACTCCACAGGCCTGAGCTCAACACTTATATTAATGTGGCAAGAATAGTgtaaaatgatcaaatataaAGTTATAAAGTTGACCCAATTTAGGATAGGCCTACTTGGATGtttggaggttttttttttttttcttcaacttATGCCTACGATAATTTAGGCTACTTTAAcctaaaagtattctaaatggcGTCTATTTACACGTTTGTTTGATGTGTTATTTATAATCATGAGGGCCCAGGCTAACCTAAGCTATACAGCCTAAGTTTTTCTTGCCGATAAGGTGGGCTATTTAAAAATTTTGATAAGGTAGAATAggctaatattaataataaatcagcCTACATGCAAATATCAAAATGctgaataattatttttaaatcattattttttttattattattattgttttatagaGGCATATATTTATCCATTTGTTTAGCCTATTCTATAAATGTTTTGAGTGACGTTTAAAATAGACAATCCGGGCCCCCGCGCTACCGTCCGATGCACCCTTGGCCTGTGCCGGTCCCGGGGCGCTGGTCAAGCAGAGGAGAGACTGTACAGAGCAGTGTTGTTTTTGCGCGGACCCCCTCCACGTGATGAATGAGGTGTTTTCGTAGTGATGTCAAAGTGTGCGGCTctgacacagggaggaaaagTGGCAGGACGCCGCCCTGTCTCCACATTATCCAGAGACGGTCAGGCTCTGGGCCCGTGTCTCAGGCCGCTAATCGAGTTACATTTATCACACGGCGTTTTAGTGGGATTCAGTCTGTGCCACCGCGGTTCAGCTCAACATGACACCCTCTGCAACTATTAAACCCGTAATTACGCATTGCTCGTACGCGTAAAAGCCCATTCCTCTCCGCGTGCGATTAGCCCACTTTTATCAGGGATGTTGTTTGTGTCTTCCTGAGTTGTGTCTAATAGCCGACccctctccaggtgtcactgccTTATGTACAGACTTGATAATGATTATCTCTAACACTTCAATCTTATTATAGGTCCAGAGCGAGTCGAGGCAAGCCCTGATTATCAATACTGCTGCATAATTGTTAATGCGGGGAAAACTCAGAGCTCCCACGACTCAGCGTTAAATGATGGGGTTGGAATGACTTCATTTTATTCCTAATGGGCAGTTTCTTACAGCACTGATAAATATCAACAGAACTGATTTGTCACAATTGTGATTGAAAGTGCAATCAGCTTATAGTcctattattacattttcactGTTTATGATTAATTTGACATTATTTTTGCTGTTGAATCCATGAACATACCTATATAAACAGACGTATATCTACTCTTAGAGATTAGGCCATAAGAAATTGCCACAAGAACATTGCAAGACCTACAGTAATAGGCATTTACCCCCAACCTTTgtcctttaaaaatataataatgtgcaatattttttagCAAATATTATTGCTTCTTATAGTGTGAATCtgaatgtgcaaaaacattccCAAACACAATTGAAAACAACTCCATCCTTGGCTGTCTATTGCATTTCAAACCTACTGAcctatttgcatttatttaacagaAAATAGAATTATTATCTCTTTGTGAAAGACTCCCATAACACAGGCCATACTCTTAGTTAATCAGGCTAAGTGTTTGTTGCAAAGGCTGCTGGGAGTTGGTGAGCTCAGACTATTCGGAGTGGTAGATGATTAAACACTTTGGAACAGGTGTAAAACTAACCTTTGACGTTTTGGACCTGTACCATCACCATTCATCTgccagttctgtctgtgctgtttTTTCAACCCAAATTAGGCCATCACTATTCAATACAGTGGCTCTGATGTAGCTATAGCCACTTTTATCTGgtgttttgaatattatttgtgttttgtgagagTTATCGTTGGTGCCATTATGTCATATCATAGTGACACAGACATTAAGGGCCCATATAAGCTGTAGTCTCCAGACATTATCTAATATGTCTGAACCACTGTCTGTCAGTATATCATGAACTTTTTTAATCATGCTTTTGATATATGAGAAGAATAAGCCAGGCTAAAACATCACGCTATTAGGAACAGTGAACTATAGATGGTATCCAGAACAAAATGACATGTGGCTTAATATGTTAATCTAGTGGGTGCGTAAATAAACACTACACATACAGAAGTTTTTGTGCTTTAGTCCCAAGTCTGtatacattatttaaatatatttgacttTATATTTGACTATAGCTGTTTGATGTCAGCATATAAgattataatttgtttttaaaaagccagCACAACACATTCAGGGAACAGTCAAATGCATTTTAGGTCATTTATTACAGAAATGTCACCACAATTCCAAGAACTATTAATATTGAGTTAATACTTGAAAGTAATTTATTAATACTTCCccatataatatttttatttcaccatcaATCAATCCAACATAATAATATGCAATGTAATAAATGTCAAAGAACAACATGTTCATTTCCCTGTAAAATTAATTCCCCTGATTTTCAATACACTGTTTAAGCAAATGTCCTTCTTTGGAGTGGGTGGAATACACAAGCTAATAGTTTTAAGACACATTAGTAGTTCATGTATTTGCATTACTATGGCATGATTCACACCTTGATAATGTCTGGAAATGCAGTAGTGGAAAGTTCATTGTGTATTTTGTATTCTCTGCCTTGGTCATGTATTTATCCTGTGAATAATGAGGAAAAGACCTGACTGTTTTGGGGAACTCAGGAGCCCTTCAGTCTGCCCTATCACTTTAAAGGAGCCGCCTCCGAATAGCCCTCAGTCAGATAAACTTAAGTGTTTAAAAACCCATTCATCCACTAAACAAGATAAGACGCAGAAGTGAGCCATTTCACACAGTACCTGctaatacactgtaaaaacgtgttgtccaaaacaaaactgtgactACTGCCACCGTGGATTTTGTGGATTGAGCTGTT is a genomic window containing:
- the gata6 gene encoding transcription factor GATA-6, encoding MDLADNSWSMVKREVSSSPGSPAESYLSGDRRDGPAAEELRSAVSQSELDALGHRRHSYVHFGHHNNGLGASEDMPLFTDLDQGSKLVLSGSTHKTGLLVDPSEMYQTLAIAAAQTPTGYESSSGGYSMHSSPNSPVYVPSSRVGPMIPNLSYLQASGTQPSHVSSHSVWSQSAPESPSYSTSSPHAANRFHYPPSPPMSNGTSRDTAYSNTLNMGSRDQYSLSRSLSGTYPSPYSPYVTPQLSQLPSPWTSGPFDNTMLHTLQSRGAPLIRGPNGVSDLLDDMGESRECVNCGSISTPLWRRDGTGHFLCNACGLYSKMNGLSRPLIKPQKRTSTSRRIGLSCANCQTSTTTLWRRNAEGEPVCNACGLYTKLHGVPRPLAMKKEGIQTRKRKPKTLNKSKGSSGNNNNTVSMTPTSTSSSNSEDCSKTSSPTTQVSSSVLSSSAEGTVSSVKYSGQDALYTSLSQDVSSVRSDAWCPMALA